Proteins from a genomic interval of Afifella aestuarii:
- a CDS encoding glycosyltransferase has protein sequence MSLPRMKPDAPRTAVLLSVYNGERFLLPQIQSLKNQTVALIDLWISDDGSSDGSDKILTETERQWDKGACRRLAGPRNGFAANFRALLANPDIEADYVAFCDQDDLWDEDKLAAALAWLAGEDPNTPALYCTRTRLITEDGSLLGYSPLFPRTPSFQNAILQSIAGGNTMVMNRAAHELMREASRRSDFVSHDWWCYMMVTGAGGRVHYSPEARIGYRQHGCNLVGANSSWPARLRRITFLTKGGFQGWNAHNLAGLRACWDLLTPDARNVIERIEQARSGPLPRRLSALWKSGAYRQTVYGDIGLYVGCIINRL, from the coding sequence TGAAACCGGATGCGCCGCGGACCGCCGTCCTCCTGTCGGTCTACAACGGTGAGCGTTTCCTGCTGCCGCAAATCCAATCCCTGAAAAACCAGACCGTCGCACTCATTGACCTTTGGATCTCAGACGATGGTTCCTCCGATGGCTCCGACAAGATCCTGACAGAGACGGAACGGCAATGGGACAAGGGAGCCTGCCGTCGCCTGGCAGGGCCACGGAATGGCTTCGCGGCAAACTTCCGAGCGCTTCTTGCCAATCCCGATATCGAAGCCGATTACGTGGCCTTCTGCGACCAGGACGACCTGTGGGACGAGGACAAGCTCGCCGCTGCGCTCGCCTGGCTCGCGGGCGAGGACCCGAACACGCCGGCGCTCTACTGCACCCGCACGCGCCTCATCACCGAGGACGGCAGTCTCCTTGGCTATTCACCGCTGTTCCCGCGCACACCGAGCTTCCAGAACGCCATCCTGCAGAGCATTGCGGGCGGCAACACGATGGTCATGAACAGGGCCGCCCATGAGCTGATGCGGGAAGCGTCCCGCCGCAGCGACTTCGTGAGCCACGATTGGTGGTGCTATATGATGGTGACGGGAGCCGGCGGACGGGTGCATTACTCGCCAGAAGCGCGCATCGGCTACCGACAGCACGGCTGCAATCTCGTCGGCGCCAACTCCTCCTGGCCCGCTCGCTTGCGCCGGATCACCTTCCTCACCAAGGGCGGGTTTCAGGGATGGAACGCGCATAATCTCGCCGGTCTTCGGGCCTGCTGGGATCTCTTGACACCGGATGCGCGAAACGTCATCGAACGCATCGAACAAGCGCGCTCCGGCCCGTTGCCTCGAAGGCTTTCCGCGCTTTGGAAATCCGGCGCTTATCGA